A genomic window from Haladaptatus caseinilyticus includes:
- a CDS encoding DUF6757 family protein, protein MRCHYCDRKATFAPKMGGVQVGLCDTHFRERFENLAESDALAYLRQELDVDRPE, encoded by the coding sequence ATGCGGTGTCATTACTGTGACCGAAAGGCGACGTTCGCACCCAAGATGGGCGGCGTGCAGGTCGGCCTCTGCGATACCCATTTTCGCGAGCGGTTCGAGAATCTCGCAGAATCGGATGCACTAGCGTATCTGCGACAGGAATTAGACGTGGACAGACCGGAGTAG
- a CDS encoding 4Fe-4S dicluster domain-containing protein has translation MAIDPQFHENREKVDDHEGHDVWGPVDEPDKLGIHGTHVAVDFDLCIADGACLEDCPVDVFEWVDTPGHPESEEKADPANEAQCIDCMLCVDVCPVDAIDVDAGRI, from the coding sequence ATGGCTATCGACCCACAGTTTCACGAAAACCGCGAGAAAGTAGACGACCACGAGGGCCACGATGTATGGGGCCCAGTAGATGAACCCGACAAACTCGGCATTCACGGTACGCATGTCGCAGTCGACTTTGACCTCTGCATCGCCGACGGTGCATGTCTGGAAGACTGTCCCGTGGACGTGTTCGAATGGGTGGATACCCCTGGCCACCCGGAGAGCGAAGAGAAAGCAGACCCGGCCAACGAGGCCCAATGTATCGACTGCATGCTGTGCGTGGACGTGTGTCCAGTCGATGCCATCGACGTGGACGCCGGACGCATCTGA
- a CDS encoding cupin domain-containing protein — protein MEKVTIENVDGRMSAAAVRRGLSDPLGATDMAINYYELASGDSFAFGYHAHVGQEEAFYIQSGTVTFETENGDVEVESGEVIRFAPGEFQRGVNRDDERVVALALGAPRESELDEMRRECEECDDRTPNTIEMAGNGDELVTYCLDCGAETGRFD, from the coding sequence ATGGAGAAGGTTACCATCGAAAACGTGGATGGAAGAATGAGTGCCGCAGCCGTTCGGCGAGGGCTCTCGGACCCGCTCGGAGCGACTGACATGGCGATCAATTACTACGAACTCGCATCGGGCGATAGCTTCGCCTTCGGCTATCACGCCCACGTCGGTCAGGAGGAAGCGTTCTACATCCAGTCGGGGACGGTAACGTTCGAGACTGAGAACGGCGACGTGGAGGTAGAGAGTGGGGAAGTCATCCGCTTCGCACCCGGCGAGTTCCAACGTGGAGTGAATCGGGATGACGAGCGCGTCGTCGCACTGGCGCTCGGTGCGCCACGCGAGTCAGAACTGGACGAAATGCGCAGGGAGTGCGAGGAGTGCGACGACCGAACCCCGAACACCATCGAAATGGCGGGGAATGGCGACGAGCTCGTGACATACTGTCTCGATTGCGGAGCCGAAACCGGACGGTTCGACTGA
- a CDS encoding cupin domain-containing protein, giving the protein MEKVSIDDVDGFMSAASVTRPVGKALGTSDMAINYYELEPGDCFSPGLHTHFDQEEVFYIQSGTATFETKDEDVVVQTGEIVRFAPGDYQRGRNDGDERVVALALGAPQESESGELLRECPECDERTQHWMRIPDEKEVVEVYCLTCDTVTGTMD; this is encoded by the coding sequence ATGGAGAAAGTCAGTATCGACGACGTAGATGGATTTATGAGCGCGGCCTCGGTCACCAGACCGGTCGGGAAAGCGCTTGGAACGAGCGATATGGCCATCAACTACTACGAACTCGAACCCGGAGACTGTTTTTCCCCCGGACTGCACACACATTTCGATCAAGAGGAGGTGTTTTATATCCAGTCAGGAACTGCGACGTTCGAAACGAAAGACGAGGACGTAGTCGTCCAAACCGGTGAAATCGTTCGCTTCGCACCGGGCGACTATCAGCGTGGCCGAAACGATGGCGACGAGCGCGTCGTCGCACTGGCACTTGGGGCACCCCAGGAAAGCGAGTCGGGTGAGCTTTTGCGTGAGTGTCCCGAATGTGACGAGCGAACACAGCACTGGATGCGGATCCCGGACGAGAAGGAGGTTGTCGAGGTGTACTGTCTCACCTGCGACACCGTCACCGGGACGATGGATTAA
- a CDS encoding aldo/keto reductase, producing the protein MAEIPSPGLGTSGNKDESQCAKTVQTALELGYRHIDTAQMYDNETPVGVGIAHADVPRDDVFLATKVLPDNLSHDDVLETTQKSLDRLGTDYVDLLYVHWPMRAYEPSDTLPAFDTLAADGVARNIAVSNFTPDLLDEAREILDAPIVANQVEMHPLFQQTELQSYAREHDITLVAYAPIMQGKADDVSELRDIAVEYDATPTQISLAWLNGVENVVPIPKATGEVHLRENASVPDLDDEDVRKIEAIDREERFVNPDGAAWN; encoded by the coding sequence ATGGCAGAGATTCCATCTCCCGGACTGGGGACCTCCGGCAACAAAGACGAATCGCAGTGCGCAAAAACGGTACAGACCGCGCTCGAACTGGGATACCGGCACATAGACACCGCACAAATGTACGACAACGAAACGCCGGTCGGCGTAGGCATCGCCCACGCTGATGTTCCCCGTGATGACGTTTTTCTCGCCACCAAAGTTCTCCCGGACAACCTCTCGCACGACGACGTGCTAGAAACCACCCAAAAGAGCCTCGACAGACTCGGCACCGACTACGTCGATTTGCTATACGTTCATTGGCCGATGCGCGCGTACGAACCAAGTGATACGCTACCCGCCTTCGATACACTCGCTGCGGACGGTGTTGCCCGAAACATCGCGGTGAGTAACTTCACCCCCGACCTGCTGGATGAAGCTCGCGAGATTCTCGATGCACCGATCGTTGCGAACCAAGTCGAGATGCATCCACTGTTCCAACAGACCGAACTGCAGTCTTATGCCCGAGAGCACGATATCACGCTCGTCGCCTACGCACCGATAATGCAAGGCAAGGCCGATGACGTTTCCGAACTTCGCGATATCGCGGTGGAATACGACGCAACACCGACACAAATCAGTCTCGCATGGCTCAACGGCGTCGAAAACGTCGTTCCGATTCCGAAGGCAACGGGTGAAGTACACCTCCGTGAGAACGCCTCAGTTCCGGACCTCGACGACGAGGACGTGCGAAAAATCGAAGCAATCGACCGCGAGGAGCGTTTCGTCAATCCCGATGGAGCCGCGTGGAATTGA
- a CDS encoding DUF4352 domain-containing protein has product MRRRRFLMVSGAAFAGGALAGCTGSEPEDGGNGNSSTTNADGKAGTTSNSGGNDDSGGVATTGNGFALVSANVPNEVVLDEEFTIEFTIKNTGDSARSFESPIEVNGSEGGSQQSGMIQTKKITPGETATWSTKLSYPYVSTVNYLLPAFEQSFSVKIVGPDLSIGETFVTPNEMAISVQDITVTDHYRYETGSGEMRDVEADDGRQWAFVTVSAENRFRMRQSLPKGDTFTLLVGERREKPSDIAKSEGKYELERFGRRDVASGEGQTGWLAYEISANRSASDLGVEWTGGDGSGSWSAQWSP; this is encoded by the coding sequence ATGCGCCGTAGAAGATTTCTGATGGTCTCCGGAGCTGCATTCGCCGGGGGAGCCCTGGCGGGATGCACTGGTTCCGAGCCGGAAGACGGCGGGAATGGGAATAGTTCGACAACGAATGCTGACGGCAAGGCCGGAACCACCAGTAATTCGGGAGGCAACGACGATTCGGGAGGTGTCGCCACGACGGGCAACGGCTTCGCACTCGTTTCGGCGAACGTGCCGAACGAGGTCGTGCTGGACGAGGAGTTTACCATCGAGTTCACGATCAAGAACACCGGCGACTCCGCGAGGTCGTTCGAATCGCCGATAGAAGTGAACGGAAGCGAGGGTGGTTCCCAACAGTCCGGAATGATTCAGACCAAAAAAATCACCCCGGGGGAGACGGCGACCTGGTCCACGAAGCTCTCTTACCCGTACGTCTCGACGGTCAACTACCTGCTTCCCGCATTCGAACAGTCGTTTTCCGTTAAAATCGTCGGTCCGGACCTCTCCATCGGCGAGACGTTCGTTACCCCGAACGAGATGGCGATTTCGGTCCAGGATATTACCGTAACTGACCACTATCGGTACGAAACGGGAAGTGGCGAGATGAGGGATGTGGAAGCGGACGACGGTCGCCAGTGGGCCTTCGTGACAGTGAGTGCTGAAAATAGATTCCGGATGCGACAATCGCTTCCGAAGGGAGACACTTTCACGCTCCTCGTCGGTGAGCGCAGGGAGAAACCGTCCGACATCGCTAAATCGGAGGGGAAGTACGAATTGGAACGATTTGGACGTCGTGACGTCGCATCGGGTGAGGGGCAGACCGGATGGTTGGCCTACGAGATTTCCGCCAATCGTTCCGCGAGCGACTTGGGTGTCGAGTGGACAGGGGGCGACGGCAGCGGGTCGTGGTCGGCACAGTGGAGTCCCTAA
- a CDS encoding MOSC domain-containing protein — protein sequence MNGSGTVNAIHLARESAAETEAVDTVEAIAGSGLRGDRHFDPDSSGDDITFIEAEAVEAVEQESGISLEPGAHRRNVTTRDAALNHLVGERFRVGGAVCEGVELCEPCSHLESLTEKGTLSALVHRGGLRAVIVESGEIGVGDGIESL from the coding sequence ATGAACGGGTCTGGAACGGTGAACGCGATTCACCTCGCGCGCGAGTCGGCGGCGGAAACGGAAGCGGTCGATACGGTCGAAGCGATCGCAGGGTCGGGTCTGCGCGGTGACCGCCACTTCGACCCCGACTCCTCGGGGGACGACATCACCTTCATCGAGGCCGAAGCAGTGGAGGCCGTCGAGCAGGAATCCGGAATTTCGCTCGAACCGGGAGCGCATCGCCGGAACGTGACCACCCGTGACGCCGCACTGAACCATCTCGTCGGCGAGAGATTCCGTGTCGGTGGGGCAGTTTGCGAGGGCGTGGAACTCTGTGAACCGTGTTCACATTTGGAGTCGCTGACTGAGAAAGGAACGCTCTCCGCATTGGTTCATCGCGGTGGTCTTCGTGCGGTCATCGTCGAATCGGGCGAAATCGGCGTCGGGGACGGAATCGAATCGCTATAG
- a CDS encoding acyl-CoA dehydrogenase family protein, with amino-acid sequence MLDYVELETDLGQEERMVRDTAREFVEEHVKPDIGDHYEAGTFPTELIPEMGELGFYAPNLDGYGLPNLSETAYGLLMQELEACDSGLRSMASVQGALVMYPIHAFGSEEQKEEWLPDLGEGKAVGCFGLTEPEHGSNPSGMETHAEKEGDEYVLNGSKTWITNSPISDVAVVWARDRSAENDPVRGFLVETERDGVTTNKIDEKLSLRASITGEISLQNVTIPEDNVLPGVEGMKGPLSCLTQARYGIAWGAVGAARDCFETARQYATDREQFGGPIARFQLQQGKLAEMATQITTSQLLAHRLADLKERGDLRPQHVSMAKRNNVRMARDQARIAREMLGGNGITTDYPPMRHMANMETVYTYEGTHDIHTLVLGQDLTGIAAFE; translated from the coding sequence ATGCTCGATTACGTAGAACTGGAGACCGACCTCGGACAGGAAGAGCGGATGGTTCGGGATACCGCCCGCGAGTTCGTCGAAGAACACGTCAAACCCGACATCGGCGACCACTACGAGGCGGGAACGTTCCCGACGGAACTCATTCCGGAGATGGGTGAACTCGGTTTCTACGCGCCGAACCTCGACGGCTACGGCCTGCCGAACCTAAGCGAGACGGCCTACGGGCTGCTGATGCAAGAACTCGAAGCCTGTGACTCCGGCCTCCGCTCGATGGCCAGCGTGCAGGGCGCGCTCGTGATGTACCCGATTCACGCCTTCGGGTCCGAGGAACAGAAGGAGGAATGGCTGCCTGACCTCGGTGAAGGGAAGGCAGTGGGCTGTTTCGGCCTCACCGAACCCGAGCACGGGTCGAACCCATCGGGGATGGAAACACACGCCGAAAAGGAGGGCGACGAGTACGTTCTCAACGGGTCGAAAACGTGGATCACCAACTCCCCGATTTCGGACGTGGCGGTCGTGTGGGCGCGTGACCGCTCCGCGGAGAACGATCCGGTTCGCGGCTTCCTCGTGGAAACCGAGCGCGACGGCGTGACGACGAACAAGATCGACGAAAAACTCTCGCTTCGGGCCTCCATCACGGGCGAAATCAGTCTCCAGAACGTCACGATTCCCGAGGACAACGTCCTCCCGGGCGTCGAAGGAATGAAGGGTCCACTGTCGTGTCTCACGCAGGCCCGATACGGTATCGCGTGGGGCGCAGTCGGCGCTGCTCGTGACTGTTTCGAGACGGCCCGCCAGTACGCGACCGACCGCGAGCAGTTCGGCGGTCCGATCGCCCGGTTCCAACTCCAGCAGGGTAAACTGGCGGAGATGGCGACCCAGATCACCACGTCGCAGCTGCTTGCCCACCGCCTCGCCGATCTGAAGGAGCGTGGCGACCTGCGCCCACAGCACGTCTCGATGGCGAAGCGAAACAACGTCCGAATGGCCCGCGACCAAGCCCGCATCGCCCGCGAAATGCTCGGCGGCAACGGTATCACGACGGATTACCCGCCGATGCGCCACATGGCGAACATGGAGACCGTGTACACCTACGAGGGAACCCACGACATCCACACGCTGGTTCTCGGGCAGGATTTGACGGGGATTGCCGCCTTCGAATGA
- a CDS encoding DUF7344 domain-containing protein has protein sequence MADPTTDDENSSRAAPSPSGPSANVPSLSQDALFDALASRRSRYILHYLRREETPVTLPDIVDTVAAWEMDKSIDLVSDEHRRNVYMSLQHTQLPKLAMAGLVQYDDDRELVDKGVHSEQADAYLDIAISRDDAIPEE, from the coding sequence ATGGCAGATCCGACGACAGACGACGAGAATTCGTCACGCGCTGCGCCTTCGCCGTCCGGCCCGAGCGCCAACGTGCCTTCGTTATCGCAGGACGCCCTCTTCGATGCCCTCGCATCTCGCCGGAGTCGCTACATCCTCCACTATCTTCGACGTGAGGAAACGCCCGTGACACTTCCGGACATCGTAGACACCGTCGCGGCGTGGGAGATGGACAAATCCATCGACCTCGTCTCCGACGAGCATCGACGAAACGTGTACATGTCACTCCAGCACACGCAACTCCCGAAACTCGCGATGGCTGGGCTCGTTCAGTACGACGACGACCGCGAACTCGTGGATAAAGGCGTTCACTCGGAGCAGGCCGATGCCTACCTCGATATCGCGATTTCGCGGGACGACGCGATTCCGGAGGAGTAA
- a CDS encoding type 1 glutamine amidotransferase, with product MSRLRIAFLNAAHGDENTRRNFRRELDADLTEFDVTEGHLPNSFDFDAAVVSGSRSSVYWDEAWIPPLKEWIEIAIESGMPMLGICYGHQLLADVLGGDVRDMGEYEIGYREVEHSGDSLLFDGIDSRFVAFTTHSDEVAELPPGAKPIAENDYSNHGFRKEDVFGVQFHPEYDMDTAEEVTRGKNLSEERLQTVLDGINEENYAAASDAKIVFENFTSYVADTSEMSAD from the coding sequence ATGAGTCGGCTCCGAATCGCATTTCTGAACGCCGCGCACGGGGACGAAAACACGCGGCGGAACTTCCGTAGAGAACTCGATGCTGACCTCACCGAGTTCGACGTAACCGAAGGTCATCTGCCGAACAGTTTCGACTTCGACGCCGCAGTCGTCTCGGGGTCGCGGTCGTCAGTGTACTGGGACGAAGCGTGGATTCCACCGCTCAAGGAGTGGATCGAAATCGCGATCGAATCCGGGATGCCCATGCTCGGCATCTGTTACGGTCATCAACTGCTGGCCGACGTACTCGGCGGGGACGTCCGCGACATGGGTGAATACGAAATCGGATATCGTGAGGTAGAACACTCCGGTGACTCGCTCCTGTTCGACGGTATCGACTCCCGATTCGTCGCGTTCACGACGCACTCGGATGAGGTCGCGGAACTTCCACCGGGAGCGAAGCCCATCGCGGAAAACGACTACTCGAATCACGGCTTCCGAAAGGAAGACGTGTTCGGCGTCCAGTTCCACCCCGAGTACGACATGGACACGGCCGAGGAGGTTACGCGCGGGAAGAATCTGTCCGAAGAACGCCTTCAAACGGTGCTTGACGGCATCAACGAGGAGAACTACGCTGCAGCCAGTGACGCGAAAATAGTCTTCGAAAACTTCACGAGCTACGTCGCCGACACATCAGAGATGTCAGCAGATTGA
- a CDS encoding class I adenylate-forming enzyme family protein: MSLSLERQAKLWGSRVAVVDGNTAVSYDLLARRVESTANRLAEFGIGPGDRVAVISRNRLESVVLLFATWRVGGMFAPVSHRLTPATVSRPVEEIDPDLLLYESAQRDLVRQFDAQSFDEFEHDESSSVESADEWTTAFDQRDTCLLVHTDDGRRIVRLSRRAIEWTCIVAISGWGLGRTDCTIILLPLSVSHCLLRFALPLLMVGGRLVLQRAFDPERAMAAIEEHDVTCFGAGPTELRELVDAHAGTNRPSITSLDSIDWIATRARVPPDVREGFPVPLVRVYGRPETGPNVLRETPDGGQVAHPFPNCEVRTEDETGELFVRSPTTANGYLGGERFGEWVSTGDLFRRDDEGYAFVGRASEPFESEGEQVHPRAVETVLESHPDVRAAGVIEAVEETGGVAPKAVVVGDVSPGELREFAEERLEPYEVPRAIEMVSSLPRRTTGELNRGELRKRFGG; the protein is encoded by the coding sequence ATGTCGCTATCACTGGAGCGACAGGCCAAACTCTGGGGGAGTCGCGTCGCGGTCGTCGATGGGAACACGGCAGTCTCCTACGACCTGCTCGCTCGCAGGGTGGAATCCACTGCGAACCGACTCGCCGAATTCGGTATCGGTCCGGGGGATAGGGTTGCCGTTATCTCTCGAAACCGTCTCGAATCAGTCGTTCTGCTGTTCGCAACGTGGCGAGTCGGCGGCATGTTCGCGCCGGTTTCACATCGTCTAACGCCCGCGACCGTTTCGCGCCCGGTAGAAGAAATCGACCCAGACCTCCTGCTGTACGAATCGGCACAACGTGATCTCGTCCGACAGTTCGATGCTCAGTCGTTCGACGAGTTCGAGCACGACGAATCTAGCTCCGTGGAATCCGCTGACGAGTGGACGACTGCATTCGACCAGAGGGACACCTGCTTGCTCGTACACACTGACGACGGCCGACGGATCGTCCGTCTGTCGAGACGGGCAATCGAGTGGACTTGCATCGTCGCCATCTCGGGATGGGGATTGGGGCGAACCGACTGTACGATCATTCTCCTTCCGCTGTCGGTTTCTCACTGTTTGCTCAGGTTCGCACTGCCGCTTCTCATGGTCGGTGGTCGCCTCGTACTCCAGCGCGCGTTCGACCCGGAACGTGCAATGGCCGCCATCGAGGAGCACGACGTGACCTGTTTCGGTGCCGGACCGACCGAGCTCCGCGAGCTGGTAGACGCGCACGCCGGAACGAACCGTCCGTCGATCACGTCCCTCGACTCCATCGACTGGATCGCCACCCGTGCTCGCGTTCCACCCGACGTACGCGAAGGCTTTCCCGTTCCGCTCGTCCGAGTGTACGGTCGACCCGAAACCGGCCCGAACGTCCTTCGTGAAACACCGGATGGTGGGCAGGTTGCTCATCCGTTTCCGAACTGCGAGGTTCGAACCGAGGACGAAACTGGCGAACTGTTCGTTCGTAGCCCGACCACCGCCAACGGCTACCTCGGCGGCGAGCGGTTCGGCGAGTGGGTTTCGACAGGAGACCTGTTCCGCCGCGACGACGAGGGGTACGCCTTCGTCGGACGAGCGAGCGAACCCTTCGAGAGTGAGGGCGAACAGGTGCATCCTCGAGCGGTCGAAACCGTCCTCGAATCGCATCCCGACGTTCGAGCGGCGGGCGTCATCGAGGCCGTCGAGGAAACCGGTGGTGTGGCACCGAAAGCTGTCGTCGTCGGTGACGTATCGCCGGGCGAACTTCGGGAGTTCGCGGAGGAGCGCCTCGAACCCTACGAAGTGCCACGGGCGATCGAAATGGTCTCCTCGCTTCCTCGTCGCACAACCGGCGAACTAAACCGGGGCGAACTCCGTAAGCGATTCGGTGGGTAG
- a CDS encoding alpha/beta fold hydrolase, with amino-acid sequence MPFAEHGGVSLYYETDGPTKHDTVAFIEDVGYGAWQWGWQHAAIAGPFESLVWDDRGTGRSDAPIGPYSVSEMAADLDAVLADHSLRKVHLVGAGLGGMIALQYAMNYSRAKTLTLIGTAAAGSRLSPGVRDELLAEKTPDALHESLRPVVSENAYKTGLEDLVEWRLEDDASLDAQRAQFEAMERFDVSDNLYEITIPSLIIHGTDDGVFPVDAGQELADGLPRGELRTFEDAPHLVHIERSKEVNDELLEFLEANAETTIR; translated from the coding sequence ATGCCATTCGCGGAACACGGGGGCGTCTCGCTCTACTACGAAACGGACGGTCCGACGAAACACGATACGGTCGCGTTCATCGAGGACGTGGGATATGGCGCATGGCAGTGGGGCTGGCAACATGCCGCCATCGCTGGCCCGTTCGAATCGTTGGTATGGGACGATCGAGGTACTGGTCGGTCGGACGCACCGATCGGTCCGTACTCGGTGTCGGAGATGGCGGCGGACCTCGATGCAGTGCTGGCGGACCACAGCCTCCGAAAGGTCCACCTCGTCGGTGCAGGGTTGGGGGGCATGATCGCGCTCCAATACGCAATGAACTATTCACGAGCCAAAACGCTGACACTCATCGGAACTGCCGCCGCCGGTTCCCGACTCTCACCAGGGGTTCGAGACGAACTACTCGCGGAGAAAACCCCCGACGCGCTTCACGAATCACTTCGTCCGGTGGTGAGCGAAAACGCATACAAAACAGGGTTGGAGGACCTCGTCGAATGGCGACTGGAGGATGACGCCTCGCTCGACGCCCAACGTGCTCAGTTCGAAGCGATGGAACGGTTCGACGTGAGCGACAACCTCTACGAAATCACGATTCCCTCGCTGATCATTCATGGCACCGACGATGGCGTCTTTCCGGTCGATGCAGGCCAGGAACTTGCGGATGGATTGCCCCGTGGCGAGCTACGGACGTTCGAGGACGCGCCCCATCTCGTCCATATCGAGCGCTCGAAGGAGGTCAACGACGAACTGCTCGAATTTCTGGAAGCAAACGCGGAGACGACGATACGATAA
- a CDS encoding ABC transporter substrate-binding protein: MSGTPAETPTRREYVTGGVALIGGGLLAGCTSIGSETNSGGTSEKSTTGTTADDGSYSVTMAPAGKVEFDGVPENVFSIFPQYADMAVALGHGDAINSIYVPEMSGKTMNTYYDRLDGVSFDWNGLSDPLKNGLSKELLYQLDSDVHLVDPAYVSTQNNWSQSDIEDIRNNIGPMFGNFYSGTHDRPPEGYRDGYQYYELWEMFGKVADVFREQERYRELKKVHDDVLATIENKLPPKSERPTAVRVTYSDGKFYTYHLNEPGYWLADTRPLGATDAFAEQEWGSLWGTVDFETMLEADPDVILHLWGISPGYYLDEIQTQIENHAAGQKLSAIRNDRFYAAGMRYQGPIMNLFQLEMTAKQLYPEQFGEWPGYVTGKPYPEIPKGERLFDRQRLSDVITGNF, translated from the coding sequence ATGTCCGGAACACCTGCGGAGACCCCAACCCGTCGTGAGTACGTCACGGGCGGTGTCGCCCTCATCGGCGGTGGCCTCCTCGCCGGCTGTACGAGTATCGGTTCGGAGACGAATTCGGGCGGAACATCCGAAAAATCGACGACCGGAACGACTGCTGATGATGGCTCATACTCGGTGACGATGGCACCGGCCGGTAAAGTCGAGTTCGATGGCGTCCCCGAAAACGTTTTCTCGATATTTCCACAGTACGCCGATATGGCGGTCGCGCTCGGACATGGGGACGCGATAAATTCGATTTACGTCCCCGAAATGTCCGGCAAGACGATGAACACCTACTACGACCGACTGGATGGCGTCTCTTTCGATTGGAACGGACTTTCAGACCCACTCAAAAACGGGTTGAGTAAGGAGCTGCTCTATCAACTCGACAGCGACGTCCATCTCGTTGACCCGGCTTACGTTAGCACTCAAAACAACTGGTCGCAGTCCGACATCGAGGATATTCGGAACAACATCGGTCCGATGTTCGGGAATTTCTACAGCGGTACTCACGACAGACCGCCGGAAGGATACCGCGACGGATATCAGTACTACGAACTCTGGGAGATGTTCGGGAAAGTCGCAGACGTGTTTCGAGAGCAGGAACGGTATCGGGAACTAAAAAAGGTTCACGACGACGTGCTCGCGACGATAGAGAACAAACTGCCACCGAAAAGCGAACGGCCGACGGCCGTACGCGTCACTTACAGCGATGGGAAGTTCTACACCTACCACCTCAACGAACCCGGCTACTGGCTGGCGGATACCCGGCCGTTGGGCGCGACGGATGCGTTCGCGGAGCAAGAGTGGGGCAGTTTGTGGGGGACGGTCGATTTCGAAACGATGTTGGAAGCCGACCCGGACGTTATCCTTCATCTGTGGGGTATCTCCCCGGGATACTACCTCGATGAGATCCAGACACAGATCGAGAACCATGCCGCTGGACAGAAACTCTCCGCGATTCGAAACGACCGCTTCTACGCTGCTGGGATGCGGTATCAGGGTCCCATCATGAACTTATTCCAGTTGGAGATGACGGCCAAGCAGTTGTATCCCGAGCAGTTCGGCGAGTGGCCGGGGTACGTCACCGGCAAACCGTACCCGGAAATCCCCAAGGGAGAACGACTGTTCGATAGGCAGAGGCTCTCGGACGTAATCACCGGGAACTTCTGA
- a CDS encoding GAP family protein, with the protein MSFLQILPLAVVMVAGPQILSAIFLATSRNWRRNSAAFVSGAALSITLIVTAAYLLGNGAKQQGTSNETVQVIVLVLLLVAMVHTYLTREESEPPKWMGTLEKASPRFSFKLGFLLLGFFPTDILTSSAVGSYLAGNELPWTDSIPFIALSLSFLALPSLALLAFGERAETFLPKARDWMNTNSWVVNEIVILFFIAMTLNNLLG; encoded by the coding sequence GTGAGCTTTCTACAAATTCTTCCGCTTGCGGTCGTGATGGTCGCCGGTCCGCAGATTCTCAGCGCCATTTTTCTCGCCACGAGCAGGAATTGGCGGCGAAATTCCGCTGCATTCGTTTCCGGTGCTGCCCTTTCGATTACCCTCATTGTCACTGCCGCATATTTGCTCGGCAACGGCGCTAAACAGCAAGGAACCTCGAACGAGACGGTTCAGGTTATCGTCCTCGTTCTCCTCCTCGTTGCGATGGTGCACACCTATTTGACCCGGGAGGAGTCGGAGCCGCCGAAATGGATGGGAACGTTGGAGAAGGCAAGTCCGAGATTTTCGTTCAAACTTGGCTTTCTGCTACTCGGCTTTTTCCCGACCGATATCCTTACTTCGTCCGCGGTTGGTTCGTATCTCGCTGGAAACGAACTTCCGTGGACGGATTCCATCCCTTTTATCGCGCTCTCACTGTCGTTTTTGGCGCTCCCATCGCTAGCCTTGCTCGCTTTCGGCGAACGGGCTGAAACTTTCCTTCCGAAAGCGCGAGACTGGATGAACACGAATTCGTGGGTCGTCAACGAAATCGTCATCCTCTTTTTCATCGCGATGACGCTCAACAACCTTCTCGGGTAA